A section of the Phaseolus vulgaris cultivar G19833 chromosome 8, P. vulgaris v2.0, whole genome shotgun sequence genome encodes:
- the LOC137825011 gene encoding uncharacterized protein codes for MEHLTPPREFTTPFSQEIVDAAIPNTLAGPKAIFTGMEDPEAHLTAFHTQMVLVRGSDAARCKLFMSSLTGMAMDWFISLPNGHITSFQQLSQLFREQYLANRAPPPVSYDIFDVKQYQGESLKEYINRFGAQVVKTDTSEEPMIVYAFRKGVSPDPFCESIIRNRPRTFAEIRRRAVEHIASEGEVCEKRTSVVPSRPRVQTRSQPVRVNETTTGRKKPEGRRLYETRKPQPRPRGSAVGDRPVRERARLARYNFTVELKDLIAVPNIAERLRRPAKTDKVLGPRKDSWCEFHEAFGHHIDNCLSLGYQLDELVRSGFLKDYVAELAETPTLPAPTEEQAHEMPVLGEVHTIAGGFSSGGPNASQWKKYARGVNSIEERISGEPWESDLVFTRGDLRDVVPHDTDPVVISVVIAGRKVHRVLVDQGSSTDVMFLSTFNKLHLSPDLLRPYTGCLYGFADNQVEVRGYLELRTTFTDGEASRTESIRYLVVNANSAYNILLGRPTLNRLNAVSSTLHMKMKLPDLSGKVIVIKSDQEEAWKCYENNLKSRKSVFMVFDRPPSVDVTMIEATPSGSTPVEATFMDEGPDRTAPAEEATPIQDNSRDQQATNVVDRNIGGKTFKLGRLLSQEEQEAVAEVISRHLGAFAWSASDMPGIDPDFLCHHLSMDATVMPFGLKNAGATYQRLMDMVLAPMLGRNIYAYVDDMVVASTDKAQHVADLEELFVTISKYRLKLNPEKCVFGVEAGRFLGFMLTERGIEANPDKCTSIIAMRSPTSVKEVQQLTGRMAALSRFVSAGGEKGHPYFQCLKRNSRFAWTDECETAFIKLKEYLAAPPVLCKPVEGVPLRLYFTVTERAISSMLVQEQDQIQRPIYFQGSGAGIVLEGPDGVLIEQALSFAFKASNNQAEYEALIAGMLLAKEMGARNLLVKSDSQLVTGQVLGEFQAKDPRWRHI; via the exons ATGGAACATCTCACCCCGCCGAGGGAGTTcaccactcccttctcgcaggaaaTCGTAGATGCAGCGATCCCCAACACGCTCGCGGGGCCTAAGGCAATTTTCACCggaatggaggatcctgaggcgcacctcactgcgttccacacgcagatggtgttAGTAAGAGGTTCAGACGCTgcaagatgcaagctcttcatgagcagtTTAACTGGGATGGCGATGGATTGGTTTATTAGCCTTCCtaacggccatatcacctccttccaACAGTTGTCACAGCTGTTCAGAGAGCAATACCTGGCGAACAGGGCCCCGCCGCCAGTTTCCTACGACATATTTGACGTGAAGCAATACCAAGGAGAGAGTTTGAAAgaatacatcaaccgcttcggggcccaaGTGGTGAAAACCGATACCTCGGAAgagcccatgattgtgtatgcCTTTAGGAAGGGCGTGAGTCCCGACCCCTTTTGCGAGTCTATTATACGCAATCGCCCAAGGACTTTCGCCGAAATACGGCGTCGCGCGGTGGAGCATATTGCTTCcgagggagaggtgtgtgaaaaacgcaccagcgtcgtgccctcacgcccaagGGTACAGACGCGGAGTcagcccgtcagggtcaacgagaccacgacgggaagaaaaaaaccagaggggagacgccTCTACGAGACCAGAAAACCCCAGCCCCGGCCCCGGGGCTCAGCAGTAGGCGATCGTCCTGTTAGGGAGAGGGCCAGActggcgaggtacaacttcacggtggagttgaaggacctgatagccgtgcctaatatagctgagaggttgaggcgaccggcgaagactgacaaggtaTTGGGGCCACgaaaagactcttggtgtgagttccacgaagctTTTGGTCATCACATCgacaactgcctgtcgttggggtATCAGCTAGACGAGCTTGTGAGAAgcggtttcctgaaggattatgtTGCAGAACTCGCCGAGACACCCACCCTGCCGGCGCCCACAGAAGAACAGGCGCACGAGATGCCCGTGctcggcgaggtccataccatcGCCGGAGGCTTCTCTAGTGGCGGACCCAACGCCTCCCAatggaagaaatacgcgaggggggtcaactcaatTGAAGAGAGAATCTCGGgtgagccatgggagtcggacctcgtgttcacgagagggGACCTCCGAGACGTTGTACCCCACGATACCGACCCTGTAGTCATTTCAGTCGTCATAGCGGGCCGTAAAGTACACAGGGTCCTTGTCGACCAAGGGAGCTCCACGGACGTCATGTTTTTATCGACGTTCAACAAGCTGCATTTGTCCCCTGACCTTCTAAGGCCCTACACAGgctgcctatatgggttcgcagACAACcaagtggaagtccgaggctacttggagctgaggacgacatTCACAGATGGAGAAGCCTCGCGCACCGAAAGCATACGATACTTGGTCGTAAACGCCAAttccgcctacaacatcttgttggggagACCAACGCTGAATAGGCTCAACGCGGTATCCTCCACGcttcatatgaagatgaagctgcctgaCCTCAGCGGCAAGGTAATAGTTATCAAGTCGGACCAGGAGGAGGCGTggaagtgttatgaaaacaacctAAAATCGAGGAAgagcgtgttcatggtgtttgacCGTCCGCCAAGTGTCGACGTGACAATGATAGAGGCGACGCCCTCCGGGTCAACACCTGTAGAGGCCACATTCATGGACGAGGGTCCCGACCGCACGGCGCCAGCggaagaggcgacgcccatTCAGGATAACAGCAGGGACCAACAAGCGACTAACGTGGTGGATAGGAACATTGGCGGCAAGACGTTTAAACTAGGGCGTCTGCTGAGCCAAGAAGAGCAGGAGGCGGTGGCGGAGGTGATCTCACGCCATTTGGGCGCCTTcgcgtggtctgcctcggacatgcccggcatcgaccctgatttcttatgtcatcacctcagcatggatgccacg gtgatgcctttcggcttgaagaatgcgggtgccacctaccaaaggctgatggacatgGTTCTAGCACCCATGTTAGGAAGAAACAtatacgcctacgtggatgatatggtagtggCGTCGACGGATAAGGCACAGCATgtggcggacctggaggagttattcgtcactatatccaagtaccgcctcaaactaaaccccgagaagtgtgtcttcggggtagaggccgggaggttcctaggtttcatgctcacggagaggggaatagaAGCGAATCCCGACAAGTGCACATCGATCATCGCCATGCGTAGCCCGACGTCAGTAAAAGAAGTACAACAGCTgacggggcggatggcggcgctctctaggtttgtttctgccggaggagagaaggggcacccatatttccagtgccttaaGAGGAACAGTCGTTTCGCATGGACGGACGAATGCGAAACGGCTTTCATCAAGCTAAAAGAATACCTGGCGGCACccccggtcctctgcaaaccggtagaaggcgtgcccctccggctgtacttcACGGTGACGGAACGAGCTATCAGCTCTATGTtagtccaagagcaggaccagattcaaaggcctatctacttc CAAggaagtggtgcgggaatagtcttggaaggaccagacggagtactgatcgagcaggccctgtccttcgctttcaaagccagtaataatcaggctgagtacgaagccctgattgcaggaatgctttTAGCCAAAGAAATGGGCGCGCGGAACCTATTAGTGAAGAGTGACTCTCAACTGGTTACGGGGCAAGTGttgggtgagttccaggcgaaagacCCGCGATGGCGGCATA